Proteins encoded in a region of the Agromyces protaetiae genome:
- a CDS encoding family 78 glycoside hydrolase catalytic domain, which translates to MSLEPYALRVDGQSAPQGVIAAPTFSWRLRSDRRGARQTAYRITVVLRLPGGDTARVWDSGRIGSDLTVGARYAGAPLMSSADYEWTLETEDERGETTVRAARFATGIVHPDEWDAAWIARNPNFRRTALPPQDTDISFTVNKLQPVRRFVHHFELDDVPAVAKVHVSAKGAYRLYVNGRKVGDDELAPGWTEYRDRITYQSWDVSGMLRPGRNSLAALLGDGWYAGFIGTDRRHQAQHYGTEPALLAQLMLDGADGGRTVVGTGEGWKESASDILYADMLMGQYEDSRVAQPDWHLPECDLDDWSDAIVLDRDIRLLTPEVDPGVRVTGRLPAVSVTARGNGRHIVDFGQNLVGRVRLTLRDQPADRRIQLDHAEVLDEGDLYTANLRTAEPVDVFWTNGDAEQVFEPRFTLHGFRFAEVQGIDGDLDPADIEAVVLHNAFDVVGEFSSSSPELDRLFQNISWGLRGNFVSIPTDCPQRDERLGWLADAQVFAPTALAIADVGPLLRRWLRDVRSAQNADGAFPDIAPHLIHLREGAPAWGDGGVTIPWSVYRATGDRAVLEEAADSMIAWVRHIERHNPDLIWREQVGNDYGDWLQIGEETRKDVLATAYFAHSADLTARTLRVLGRDAEAEPLEALRERIAAVFREAFVQPDGTVAGDTQGGYLLALAFGLTADTAERDRVADRLVEAVLRRDVSLTTGFVTVGLLCPVLASIGREDLAFRLLHNDRYPSWLFSVKNGATTIWERWDGWTPEAGFQSARMNSFNHYSLGSVGAWFVSGILGIGQAEASSGYFDLVLAPRLDPFLDHAEGALETPRGRVASSWRRHADHIEWAVTVPPGSPAVVELPCPEASDITEGGENATHANGVTLMDRTSRGTRLRLEPGTFTFRFPAG; encoded by the coding sequence ATGAGCCTCGAGCCGTACGCGCTGCGCGTCGACGGGCAATCCGCGCCGCAGGGGGTGATCGCCGCGCCGACGTTCTCCTGGCGACTGCGCTCCGACCGCCGCGGTGCGCGGCAGACCGCGTATCGCATCACGGTCGTGCTCCGCCTCCCCGGCGGGGACACGGCTCGGGTCTGGGATTCGGGCCGCATCGGCTCCGACCTCACGGTCGGTGCGCGCTACGCGGGCGCACCGCTCATGAGCTCCGCCGACTACGAGTGGACGCTGGAGACCGAGGACGAGCGCGGCGAGACGACGGTTCGCGCCGCACGCTTCGCCACCGGGATCGTCCACCCCGACGAGTGGGACGCCGCGTGGATCGCACGCAATCCGAACTTCCGGCGCACGGCATTGCCGCCGCAGGACACCGACATCAGCTTCACGGTCAACAAGCTGCAGCCGGTGCGCAGGTTCGTCCACCACTTCGAGCTCGACGACGTGCCCGCGGTCGCCAAGGTGCACGTCTCCGCGAAGGGCGCCTACCGGCTCTACGTCAACGGGCGCAAGGTCGGGGACGATGAGCTCGCACCCGGGTGGACCGAGTACCGCGACCGCATCACCTACCAGTCCTGGGACGTGAGCGGGATGCTCCGGCCGGGGCGGAACAGCCTCGCCGCGCTCCTCGGCGACGGCTGGTACGCCGGGTTCATCGGCACCGATCGCCGGCACCAGGCGCAGCACTACGGCACGGAGCCCGCGCTGCTCGCGCAGCTCATGCTCGACGGCGCGGACGGTGGCCGGACGGTCGTCGGCACGGGCGAGGGCTGGAAGGAGAGCGCGAGCGACATCCTCTACGCCGACATGCTCATGGGGCAGTACGAGGACTCGCGCGTCGCCCAGCCGGACTGGCACCTGCCGGAGTGCGACCTCGACGACTGGTCGGATGCGATCGTCCTCGACCGGGACATCCGTCTGCTCACGCCCGAGGTCGACCCGGGCGTCCGCGTGACCGGGCGGCTTCCCGCGGTGTCGGTGACCGCGCGTGGGAACGGGCGGCACATCGTCGACTTCGGCCAGAACCTCGTGGGCCGGGTCCGGCTGACGCTCCGCGACCAGCCCGCCGACCGCAGGATCCAGCTCGACCACGCCGAGGTGCTCGACGAGGGCGACCTCTACACCGCGAACCTCCGCACGGCCGAGCCGGTCGACGTGTTCTGGACGAACGGCGACGCCGAGCAGGTGTTCGAGCCGCGATTCACGCTGCACGGCTTCCGATTCGCCGAGGTGCAGGGCATCGACGGCGATCTGGATCCGGCCGACATCGAGGCCGTCGTGCTCCACAACGCGTTCGACGTCGTCGGCGAGTTCTCGTCATCGAGCCCCGAGCTCGACCGCCTGTTCCAGAACATCTCCTGGGGTCTGCGCGGGAACTTCGTGTCGATCCCCACCGACTGCCCGCAGCGCGACGAGCGGCTCGGCTGGCTCGCAGACGCGCAGGTCTTCGCACCGACCGCGCTCGCCATCGCGGACGTCGGCCCGCTCCTGCGCAGGTGGCTGCGCGACGTGCGCAGTGCGCAGAACGCCGACGGCGCGTTCCCCGACATCGCGCCGCACCTCATCCACCTCCGTGAGGGCGCGCCGGCGTGGGGCGACGGCGGCGTGACGATCCCGTGGAGCGTGTACCGCGCCACGGGCGACCGCGCCGTCCTCGAGGAGGCGGCGGACTCGATGATCGCGTGGGTGCGGCACATCGAACGGCACAATCCCGACCTGATCTGGCGCGAGCAGGTCGGCAACGACTACGGCGACTGGCTGCAGATCGGCGAGGAGACCCGCAAGGACGTCCTCGCGACCGCGTACTTCGCGCACAGTGCCGACCTGACCGCACGCACGCTCCGCGTGCTCGGACGCGACGCCGAGGCGGAACCGCTCGAGGCGCTCCGCGAGCGGATCGCGGCGGTGTTCCGCGAGGCGTTCGTCCAACCGGACGGCACGGTCGCCGGCGACACGCAGGGCGGTTACCTGCTCGCGCTCGCCTTCGGGCTCACCGCTGACACCGCTGAGCGCGACCGCGTGGCCGACCGGCTCGTCGAGGCGGTGCTCCGCCGTGACGTGTCGCTGACGACGGGGTTCGTCACCGTCGGCCTGCTCTGCCCGGTGCTCGCCTCGATCGGGCGCGAGGATCTCGCGTTCCGTCTGCTCCACAACGACCGGTACCCGTCGTGGCTCTTCTCCGTCAAGAACGGGGCCACGACGATCTGGGAGCGCTGGGACGGCTGGACCCCAGAGGCCGGGTTCCAATCCGCGCGGATGAACAGCTTCAACCACTATTCGCTGGGGTCCGTCGGGGCGTGGTTCGTCTCGGGCATCCTCGGCATCGGTCAGGCCGAGGCGTCCTCCGGCTACTTCGACCTGGTGCTCGCGCCACGCCTCGACCCGTTCCTGGACCATGCCGAGGGGGCGCTGGAGACCCCGCGCGGGCGGGTCGCCAGCTCGTGGCGTCGTCACGCCGACCACATCGAATGGGCGGTGACCGTGCCCCCGGGCTCGCCCGCCGTCGTCGAACTCCCGTGCCCCGAGGCATCCGACATCACGGAAGGAGGCGAGAACGCGACGCACGCGAACGGCGTCACCCTGATGGATCGAACCAGCAGAGGCACCCGTCTGCGGCTGGAACCCGGAACCTTCACCTTCCGGTTCCCGGCCGGATGA
- a CDS encoding carbohydrate ABC transporter permease — protein MTVVETIAPATPPTEPAQREARTRRRFVGVAQSKALLLLAIPGLIFYGFAVVVPSIRGAVLAFTNWDGLSQSYDFIGFDNFIRIFTTQSSLDALRMTLIFALAVTILQNGIGLLLALGVNSGLKSQNFLRVLFFAPVVITPVVVAYLWKFLLTPDGAVNTILGGVGLGDLAPSWLGDPFWAAVSVIMMIVWQHAGYSMVIYIAGLQSIPQELNEAAAVDGAGSWRRFWSVTWPLLAPATAINVMLTIIGGLKMFTEVFVLTAGGPGGSTETLSTLLYKSAFQFNEFGYGISLALVLAGVVAFFSVAQQRMARRGNR, from the coding sequence GTGACCGTCGTCGAGACCATCGCACCGGCCACACCTCCCACCGAGCCGGCGCAGAGGGAAGCACGGACCCGTCGCCGGTTCGTCGGCGTCGCGCAGTCGAAAGCGCTCCTCCTCCTGGCGATCCCCGGCCTGATCTTCTACGGGTTCGCCGTCGTCGTGCCGTCGATTCGCGGGGCGGTGCTGGCCTTCACGAACTGGGACGGGCTCTCCCAGTCGTACGACTTCATCGGGTTCGACAACTTCATCCGCATCTTCACGACGCAGAGCTCGCTCGACGCGTTGCGGATGACGCTGATCTTCGCGCTCGCGGTCACGATCCTGCAGAACGGCATCGGCCTGCTCCTCGCGCTCGGGGTGAACAGCGGCCTGAAGTCGCAGAACTTCCTCCGGGTGCTCTTCTTCGCGCCCGTCGTGATCACGCCGGTCGTCGTCGCCTACCTCTGGAAGTTCCTGCTCACGCCGGACGGCGCGGTGAACACGATCCTCGGCGGGGTCGGGCTCGGCGACCTCGCGCCGAGCTGGCTCGGCGATCCCTTCTGGGCCGCCGTCTCCGTCATCATGATGATCGTCTGGCAGCACGCCGGCTACTCGATGGTCATCTACATCGCCGGCCTCCAGTCCATTCCGCAAGAGCTGAACGAGGCGGCCGCCGTCGACGGCGCCGGGTCTTGGCGCAGGTTCTGGTCGGTGACCTGGCCGCTGCTCGCCCCGGCGACCGCGATCAACGTCATGCTGACGATCATCGGCGGCCTGAAGATGTTCACCGAGGTGTTCGTGCTCACCGCGGGTGGCCCCGGCGGATCGACCGAGACGCTCTCCACGCTGCTCTACAAGTCGGCGTTCCAGTTCAACGAGTTCGGCTACGGCATCTCGCTCGCCCTCGTGCTCGCCGGCGTCGTCGCCTTCTTCTCGGTCGCGCAGCAACGGATGGCTCGAAGGGGGAACCGCTGA
- a CDS encoding alpha/beta fold hydrolase has protein sequence MRNNVRVTGSPDGPVIVFAHAFGGSGDSWRLVAPAFEDDFTVVVYDNVGVGGSDRTAYDPVKYDSLHGYADDVIEIIETLDAGRVTFVGHSVSATVGMLAANRRPELFDRLIMVGPSPRYLDDDGYTGGFTRAAVDELLDSLEFNYPAAASALSTVLMGYPERPELTATLTESITAADPGIAAHFARVTFLSDHRRDLADVVVPTVILQSVEDNIAAPAVGRYVHDRIPGSRYVELSAHGHIPNLSDPAELVERIREAIA, from the coding sequence GTGCGGAACAACGTCCGGGTCACCGGGAGTCCGGACGGGCCAGTCATCGTGTTCGCGCACGCCTTCGGCGGATCGGGAGATTCGTGGCGACTGGTCGCGCCCGCGTTCGAGGACGACTTCACCGTCGTCGTCTACGACAACGTGGGCGTCGGCGGCTCCGACCGGACGGCATACGACCCCGTGAAGTACGACTCACTGCACGGGTACGCCGACGACGTGATCGAGATCATCGAGACGCTCGACGCCGGCCGCGTCACCTTCGTCGGCCACTCCGTGAGCGCGACGGTCGGCATGCTCGCGGCGAACCGCCGCCCCGAGCTGTTCGACCGGCTCATCATGGTGGGCCCGTCGCCGCGGTACCTCGACGACGACGGATACACCGGCGGCTTCACCCGGGCGGCGGTCGACGAGCTGCTCGACTCGCTGGAGTTCAACTACCCGGCGGCCGCAAGCGCCCTCTCGACCGTCCTCATGGGGTATCCCGAGCGCCCCGAGCTCACCGCCACGCTCACCGAATCCATCACCGCGGCTGATCCCGGCATCGCCGCGCACTTCGCCCGCGTGACGTTCCTGTCGGATCACCGCCGGGACCTCGCCGACGTCGTCGTCCCGACCGTCATCCTGCAGTCGGTGGAGGACAACATCGCCGCGCCCGCCGTCGGCCGATACGTGCACGACCGGATCCCGGGCAGCCGGTACGTCGAGCTGTCGGCGCACGGCCACATCCCGAACCTCTCCGATCCGGCCGAGCTCGTCGAACGCATCCGGGAGGCGATCGCATGA
- a CDS encoding carbohydrate ABC transporter permease, with protein sequence MFRYTKGTFAREIVMLLAALVFVFPVYILVNMSLRAANDTSSPLVPATQPTLNNFMEAWNQAGLGQALLNSAIVTITSVVLIVTISSMAAYPLARVMSRLSSTLFWIVLAGMMIPFQVALIPLYQTMRDLGLLGSLASLILFYTGSQVPFSVFLYTGFLRTLDRDYEEAAALDGAGTFRTFLSIVFPLLRPITGTVIILNAITVWNDFLVPLLYLSGTPQQTVTVALYAFVGQFVSNWPVVFAGLVISVVPVLLVYFLMQKQIIKGFAGGLKG encoded by the coding sequence ATGTTCCGCTACACCAAGGGCACCTTCGCCCGCGAGATCGTGATGCTGCTCGCCGCGCTCGTGTTCGTCTTCCCGGTCTACATCCTGGTGAACATGTCGTTGCGCGCCGCGAACGACACGTCATCGCCGCTCGTGCCGGCGACGCAGCCGACCTTGAACAACTTCATGGAGGCCTGGAACCAGGCCGGCCTCGGTCAGGCGCTGCTCAACAGCGCGATCGTGACGATCACCAGCGTCGTGCTCATCGTGACGATCTCGTCCATGGCGGCGTATCCGCTGGCCCGCGTGATGTCGCGGCTGTCCTCGACGCTGTTCTGGATCGTGCTCGCCGGGATGATGATCCCGTTCCAGGTCGCGCTCATCCCGCTCTACCAGACCATGCGCGACCTCGGCCTGCTCGGGTCGCTGGCCTCGCTGATCCTCTTCTACACGGGCAGCCAGGTGCCCTTCTCGGTGTTCCTCTACACCGGGTTCCTCCGCACGCTCGATCGCGACTACGAGGAGGCCGCCGCCCTCGACGGCGCCGGCACGTTCCGGACGTTCCTCAGCATCGTCTTCCCGCTGCTGCGACCGATCACGGGCACCGTCATCATCCTCAACGCGATCACGGTGTGGAACGACTTCCTCGTCCCGCTGCTCTACCTGAGCGGCACGCCGCAGCAGACCGTCACCGTCGCGCTCTACGCGTTCGTCGGGCAGTTCGTCTCGAACTGGCCGGTGGTCTTCGCGGGCCTCGTGATCAGCGTGGTGCCGGTCCTGCTCGTCTACTTCCTCATGCAGAAGCAGATCATCAAGGGCTTCGCCGGAGGGCTCAAGGGATGA
- the tdh gene encoding L-threonine 3-dehydrogenase: MKALQKSTAAPGLELVDRPMPVAGPGEVLIRVLRTGICGTDLHIERWDAWAESTIAAPLVPGHEFYGEVVEVGDLVHDVAIGDRVSGEGHIVCGTCRNCRAGRRQMCIRTIGLGLQRDGAFAEFLALPASNVWVHHPDVAPELGAIFDPLGNAVHTALMFPLVGEDVLVTGCGPIGLMAIAVARHVGARFIVGTDVSSSRLALAERLGASEVVDVSSTRIAAAQASLGMREGFDVGFEMSGAPTALPEMIENLNHGGRIAMLGLPTEQFGVDWGKVVTHMLTIKGIYGREMFETWNAMGAMLQTSAPLRDAVTSVISDCMPARDWRAGFAAASAADAGKIILDWTEL; encoded by the coding sequence ATGAAGGCGCTCCAGAAGAGCACGGCGGCACCGGGCCTCGAACTCGTCGATCGACCGATGCCGGTCGCGGGCCCCGGTGAGGTCCTCATCCGCGTGCTGCGCACCGGCATCTGCGGCACCGACCTGCACATCGAACGCTGGGACGCCTGGGCCGAGTCGACCATCGCCGCACCGCTCGTCCCCGGGCACGAGTTCTACGGCGAGGTCGTCGAGGTGGGCGACCTCGTGCACGACGTCGCGATCGGCGACCGGGTCTCCGGCGAGGGGCACATCGTGTGCGGCACCTGCCGCAACTGCCGCGCCGGGCGTCGACAGATGTGCATCAGGACGATCGGACTCGGTCTGCAGCGCGACGGGGCCTTCGCGGAGTTCCTCGCGCTGCCCGCGAGCAATGTCTGGGTGCACCACCCGGATGTCGCGCCCGAGCTCGGCGCGATCTTCGATCCCCTCGGCAACGCCGTGCACACCGCGCTCATGTTCCCCCTCGTCGGCGAGGACGTGCTCGTGACCGGGTGCGGCCCCATCGGGCTCATGGCCATCGCGGTCGCGAGGCATGTGGGCGCGAGATTCATCGTCGGCACCGACGTCAGCAGCTCGCGACTCGCGCTCGCCGAGCGCCTGGGCGCGAGCGAGGTGGTGGATGTCTCGAGCACCCGGATCGCCGCGGCGCAGGCGTCGCTCGGCATGCGCGAGGGCTTCGACGTCGGGTTCGAGATGAGCGGGGCGCCGACCGCACTCCCGGAGATGATCGAGAACCTGAACCACGGCGGCCGGATCGCCATGCTCGGCCTGCCCACCGAGCAGTTCGGCGTCGACTGGGGCAAGGTCGTCACGCATATGCTCACGATCAAGGGCATCTACGGACGTGAGATGTTCGAGACCTGGAATGCCATGGGCGCCATGCTGCAGACCAGTGCGCCGCTGCGAGACGCGGTGACCTCGGTCATCTCCGATTGCATGCCCGCACGCGACTGGCGCGCGGGGTTCGCCGCGGCGTCCGCCGCCGACGCGGGCAAGATCATCCTCGACTGGACGGAGCTGTAG
- a CDS encoding GntR family transcriptional regulator — translation MSMTRPTRAPALGDQLAGVLRDQIVRRQLAPGTHLVEDSLAAEYDVSRGPVRDALRQLESQGLVESRRRGFFVVGLSRSDIDDLYELRESIELVAVVRAVEQATAEQLRLGRDIVDDMLACADRSAADGFAEADMRFHALLYRMGGNRRLQDVWEAYEPVFASLIQLTVEEDVDLHPSALDHGRLLDLIEAGDAAELQAELRDHLGGARARMAHALEMLIEAPGGELAS, via the coding sequence ATGAGCATGACGAGACCGACCCGGGCTCCCGCTCTGGGCGATCAGCTGGCAGGCGTGCTGCGCGACCAGATCGTTCGGCGGCAACTCGCACCCGGCACGCATCTGGTCGAGGACTCGCTCGCCGCCGAATACGACGTGAGCCGTGGGCCGGTGCGCGACGCGCTCCGCCAGCTGGAGTCGCAGGGGCTCGTGGAGTCCCGCCGCCGCGGCTTCTTCGTCGTCGGCCTCAGCCGGAGCGACATCGACGATCTCTACGAGCTGCGCGAGTCCATCGAGCTCGTCGCCGTCGTCCGTGCCGTCGAACAGGCCACCGCCGAGCAACTGCGTCTCGGCCGGGACATCGTCGACGACATGCTCGCGTGCGCCGACCGTTCGGCGGCCGACGGCTTCGCGGAAGCGGACATGCGCTTCCACGCCCTGCTGTACCGCATGGGCGGCAACCGTCGCCTGCAGGACGTGTGGGAGGCGTACGAGCCGGTCTTCGCGAGCCTCATCCAGCTGACCGTGGAGGAGGACGTCGACCTGCACCCGTCCGCACTCGACCACGGCCGACTGCTCGATCTCATCGAGGCGGGCGACGCCGCCGAGCTCCAGGCCGAGCTCCGCGACCACCTGGGCGGGGCCAGGGCGCGCATGGCGCACGCGCTGGAGATGCTCATCGAGGCGCCCGGAGGGGAGCTCGCGTCGTGA
- a CDS encoding glycine C-acetyltransferase, which yields MYAGLKDHVLNELAAIEAAGLTKRERGIRGPQGATVVTDGAEVLNFCANNYLGLADDPRLVEAAKASLDEWGYGLASVRFICGTQDQHLELERRISGFLGTEDTILYSSCFDANGGVFEVLFGAEDAIISDELNHASIIDGIRLSKARRLRYRNRDMGELEARLASAADARFRVIVTDGVFSMDGSIAPLPEICDLAERYDALVLVDDSHAVGFVGEHGRGTPELAGVEGRVDLLTGTFGKALGGASGGYVSGPREIVALLRQRSRPYLFSNTLAPSIVAGTLAAIDLLESSGGLRSRLRENAALFRSLMAAEGFDLLPGEHPIVPVMFGDAARTARIADAMQRAGVYVTAFSYPVVPQGAARIRVQLSAAHTEEQIRRCVAAFVEARDEAAGGGPLAD from the coding sequence ATGTACGCCGGACTCAAGGACCACGTCCTGAACGAGCTCGCCGCGATCGAGGCGGCGGGTCTCACGAAGCGCGAACGCGGCATCCGCGGCCCGCAGGGCGCGACGGTCGTCACCGACGGCGCCGAGGTGCTGAACTTCTGCGCCAACAACTACCTCGGCCTGGCCGACGACCCGCGTCTGGTCGAGGCGGCCAAGGCCTCGCTCGACGAGTGGGGGTACGGGCTCGCCAGCGTCAGGTTCATCTGCGGGACGCAGGATCAGCACCTCGAGCTCGAACGCCGCATCTCCGGGTTCCTCGGCACCGAGGACACCATCCTCTACTCGTCGTGCTTCGACGCGAACGGCGGGGTGTTCGAGGTGCTCTTCGGCGCGGAGGACGCGATCATCTCCGACGAGCTCAATCACGCGTCGATCATCGACGGCATCCGGCTCTCGAAGGCGCGCCGCCTGCGCTATCGCAACCGCGACATGGGCGAGCTCGAAGCGCGGCTCGCGAGCGCGGCGGACGCGCGCTTCCGGGTGATCGTGACGGATGGCGTGTTCTCGATGGACGGTTCGATCGCGCCGTTGCCCGAGATCTGCGATCTCGCGGAGCGCTACGACGCGCTGGTGCTCGTCGACGACTCGCACGCGGTCGGCTTCGTCGGCGAGCACGGGCGGGGCACGCCCGAGCTCGCCGGCGTCGAGGGGCGCGTCGACCTCCTGACCGGCACGTTCGGCAAGGCGCTCGGCGGCGCCTCGGGTGGCTACGTGAGCGGGCCGCGCGAGATCGTGGCGCTGCTGCGGCAGCGGTCGCGTCCGTACCTCTTCTCCAACACGCTCGCGCCGTCGATCGTCGCCGGAACGCTCGCGGCGATCGACCTGCTCGAGAGCTCTGGCGGGCTGCGAAGCCGGCTGCGAGAGAACGCGGCGCTGTTCCGCTCGCTCATGGCGGCCGAGGGGTTCGACCTGCTGCCCGGCGAACACCCGATCGTGCCGGTGATGTTCGGCGATGCGGCACGCACCGCGCGCATCGCCGACGCCATGCAGCGCGCAGGGGTCTACGTGACGGCGTTCAGCTATCCCGTCGTGCCCCAGGGGGCGGCGCGCATCCGGGTGCAGCTCTCGGCCGCCCACACCGAGGAACAGATCCGTCGCTGCGTCGCGGCCTTCGTCGAGGCGCGCGATGAGGCCGCCGGCGGCGGCCCGCTCGCGGACTGA
- a CDS encoding diguanylate cyclase → MIRIDAVPCGLLLTDAQDVVTRVNATFLEWTGYGRGDVIGRPFHDLLDAGSQAYYSTWFGDQVRAQTELRAVWLRLIRGDGGILPILVNAVVGVAEDGSEEVRLAVFDGTSREEFEREMLSAKRAAEASASSVHILHEAATHFLGARTEDQVAAVLADMARAGLSASDVAVVAYEPDGSSYRMLNGEHLRELLRVVRASRPEGPRALKPDEMVLIPDLEEAYARSEELGELLHAQRAAAFSAIAITDGDQLLGAFACLYGRPREFDDAIELHRALAKQAGLAFSHVWLQSRMRELASVDQLTQVATRVAIDEIAEETFAAARDSDRHLSLIFLDLDGFKAMNDRFGHRTGDRVLAVSASRIRESVRAEDRIGRFGGDEFLIVCDGATAEAALAIAERIAAAVRQPIEGLPPGFHVTASIGIATHRPGDSRYASAEAMTGGADLAMYASKRNGRDQIAIDTAEATTSAG, encoded by the coding sequence ATGATCCGGATCGACGCCGTCCCCTGCGGTCTGCTGCTCACGGACGCGCAGGATGTGGTGACGAGGGTCAATGCGACCTTTCTCGAGTGGACGGGCTACGGCCGCGGCGACGTCATCGGCCGGCCGTTCCACGACCTGCTCGACGCCGGCAGCCAGGCCTACTACAGCACCTGGTTCGGCGACCAGGTCCGGGCGCAGACCGAACTCCGCGCCGTCTGGCTGCGCCTCATCCGCGGCGACGGCGGCATCCTGCCCATCCTGGTGAACGCCGTGGTCGGCGTCGCCGAAGACGGGTCCGAGGAGGTGCGGCTCGCGGTCTTCGACGGGACGAGCCGGGAGGAGTTCGAGCGGGAGATGCTGAGCGCCAAGCGCGCCGCCGAGGCATCCGCTTCGAGCGTCCACATCCTGCACGAGGCCGCGACGCACTTCCTCGGAGCGCGCACCGAAGACCAGGTCGCGGCGGTGCTCGCGGACATGGCCCGTGCCGGTCTCTCCGCCTCTGACGTGGCGGTCGTCGCCTACGAGCCCGACGGCTCGAGCTACCGCATGCTCAACGGCGAGCACCTGCGCGAGCTGCTGCGGGTCGTCCGCGCGTCGCGCCCCGAGGGTCCGCGCGCGCTGAAGCCCGACGAGATGGTGCTGATCCCCGACCTCGAAGAGGCGTACGCGCGATCCGAGGAGCTCGGGGAACTGCTCCACGCGCAGCGTGCTGCCGCGTTCAGCGCGATCGCCATCACCGACGGCGACCAGCTGCTCGGCGCCTTCGCCTGCCTCTACGGTCGTCCGCGCGAGTTCGACGACGCGATCGAGCTGCATCGTGCCCTCGCCAAACAGGCCGGGCTCGCGTTCTCGCACGTCTGGCTGCAGTCCCGGATGCGTGAGCTCGCCTCGGTCGACCAGCTGACGCAGGTCGCCACCCGCGTCGCGATCGACGAGATCGCCGAGGAGACCTTCGCCGCGGCCAGGGACTCGGATCGTCACCTGTCGCTGATCTTCCTCGACCTCGACGGGTTCAAGGCGATGAACGATCGCTTCGGTCATCGCACCGGCGATCGGGTGCTCGCCGTGTCGGCCAGCCGCATCCGCGAGTCGGTCCGCGCGGAGGACCGCATCGGCCGGTTCGGCGGCGACGAGTTCCTGATCGTGTGCGACGGCGCGACCGCCGAGGCGGCGCTCGCCATCGCCGAGCGGATCGCCGCGGCGGTCAGGCAGCCGATCGAGGGGCTCCCTCCCGGCTTCCACGTGACCGCGTCCATCGGGATCGCGACGCATCGCCCGGGCGACTCGCGGTACGCGTCGGCGGAGGCGATGACGGGTGGCGCCGACCTGGCCATGTACGCCTCGAAGCGGAACGGGCGCGATCAGATCGCAATCGACACCGCCGAGGCGACCACCTCGGCCGGCTGA
- a CDS encoding LysR family transcriptional regulator produces MHQFRMLRELATLGSVTAVADSLGVSASAVSQQLAAVQRGFAAPLTRRKGRTVVLTEAGLVLADAGAKVIEAMADARGAVEEFEQSSTGEVKVSGFHSAGQALFGPLIAELDGAGPDVRFTDEDVAQSEFPALTARYDLVLAQRMEYGPMWPSSGLEVLTLAREPLDVALPATHPLAGLSEISPTDLVGERWVTSRRGYSPDDVLAAIAAVANRPAHVAHRVNDYGVVAAIVAAGDAIGILPRYTSVRAHAQGVVLRPITGIGAARSIDVLARPENLRRTSVRLVAAGLRRVMARLVAST; encoded by the coding sequence ATGCATCAGTTCCGGATGCTCCGCGAGCTGGCGACGCTCGGCAGTGTCACCGCGGTCGCGGACTCGTTGGGCGTGTCGGCCTCAGCTGTGTCGCAGCAGCTCGCCGCCGTGCAGCGCGGCTTCGCCGCACCGCTCACCCGCCGGAAGGGCCGCACGGTCGTGCTCACCGAGGCCGGACTCGTCCTCGCCGATGCCGGCGCGAAAGTCATCGAGGCGATGGCCGACGCACGCGGCGCGGTCGAGGAGTTCGAGCAGTCCTCGACGGGCGAGGTGAAGGTCAGCGGATTCCACAGCGCCGGCCAAGCGTTGTTCGGGCCGCTCATCGCGGAGCTCGACGGGGCCGGCCCCGACGTGCGTTTCACCGACGAGGACGTCGCTCAGAGCGAGTTCCCGGCGCTCACCGCCCGGTACGACCTCGTCCTCGCGCAGCGCATGGAGTACGGGCCGATGTGGCCCTCGTCCGGTCTCGAGGTCCTGACCCTCGCGCGGGAGCCCCTCGACGTCGCGCTGCCCGCGACGCACCCGCTCGCCGGGCTTTCGGAGATCTCGCCGACCGACCTCGTCGGTGAGCGGTGGGTGACGAGTCGTCGCGGGTATTCGCCCGACGACGTGCTCGCCGCGATCGCCGCGGTCGCCAACCGGCCGGCGCACGTCGCCCACCGGGTGAACGACTACGGCGTAGTCGCGGCCATCGTCGCGGCCGGCGATGCGATCGGCATCCTGCCCAGGTACACGTCGGTGCGTGCGCACGCGCAGGGCGTCGTGTTGCGACCGATCACGGGCATCGGCGCCGCGCGCAGCATCGACGTGCTCGCGCGCCCCGAAAACCTGAGGCGAACCTCCGTTCGTCTGGTGGCCGCCGGGCTTCGGCGCGTCATGGCACGGCTGGTCGCGTCCACCTGA